From a single Hippoglossus stenolepis isolate QCI-W04-F060 chromosome 2, HSTE1.2, whole genome shotgun sequence genomic region:
- the LOC118123974 gene encoding spore coat protein SP96, whose product MLLIILIQLLIVASANAQATTTTVAATTATTVAATTATTVAATTATTVAATTTPVASTTATTVAATTATTVAATTATTVAATTATTVAATTTPVASTTATTVAATPPPLWQLHHPCGSYNHPCSIYNRHHCSSYNRHHCSSYNRWCHHDGCSHNDCH is encoded by the exons ATGCTCCTGATCATCCTGATACAACTCCTGATCGTCG CATCAGCAAATGCCCAGGCAACCACCACCACTGTGGCAGCTACAACCGCCACCACTGTGGCAGCTACAACCGCCACCACTGTAGCAGCTACAACCGCCACCACTGTGGCAGCTACAACCACCCCTGTAGCATCTACAACCGCCACCACTGTAGCAGCTACAACCGCCACCACTGTAGCAGCTACAACCGCCACCACTGTGGCAGCTACAACCGCCACCACTGTGGCAGCTACAACCACCCCTGTAGCATCTACAACCGCCACCACTGTAGCAGCTACGCCGCCACCACTGTGGCAGCTACACCACCCCTGTGGCAGCTACAACCACCCCTGTAGCATCTACAACCGCCACCACTGTAGCAGCTACAACCGCCACCACTGTAGCAGCTACAACCGCTGGTGCCACCACGACGGCTGCAGCCACAACGACTGCCACTAA